The following DNA comes from Enterobacter sp. SA187.
GTTTTGCGACCACCGCCGGGGAAATGTGCAACGCCATCATCATGTTCTGCTCGCCGTGGATCATTAACCGCATCGGCGCGAAAAATACCCTGCTGATTGCCGGGGCGATCATGACCACGCGTATTATCGGCTCGGCCTTCGCCACCACCGTGGTGGAAGTGGTGGCGCTGAAAATGCTGCACGCGCTGGAAGTGCCGTTCCTGTTGGTTGGCGCATTTAAATACATCACCGGCGTGTTCGACACTCGCCTGTCCGCCACCATCTATCTGATTGGCTTTAACTTTGCCAAACAGATGGCGGCGATTTTCCTGTCGGCTTTTGCGGGAAATATGTATGACCGTATTGGCTTCCAGGACACCTATCTGATCCTCGGCAGCATCGTGCTGGTGGTGACGCTCCTCTCCGCCTTTACGCTGACCGGCAAACCGATGTTTGGCCGCATGGCGGGCAGCGTCGCTGAGCGATGAGCGAATGCACGGCGTTAAAAACGGAATTTAACGCCGTGGACTGTGTGAAGAATCACATTCGCGTTTAATTCGCTGACCTATACTCCGCTGATATTTTAACGGAGGCAGATGTCAGTGATTAATATTCAGCGGCTATTTCAATGCATGTTAACAGGGCTATTTTGCGATAGCGCTGTTCGTGCGTGGCTGAGTAAAATTTGCTGGTTTACTTCTGTTCCTTCCCTTGAAAAAGACGATGCGATTATTCATGACGCGCTGGATGAAAATACCGCCGTCGGCTGGGCGCAATTATGGTCCAGCGCCGGAAAACTCTGCCCGTCACTTTATCGTCCCGCCGCGCCGTTAATAAAAGTTTTATATCACGCCGGATACGCCACCCGTCTGCACAGCCGTAAACGCGACGAGCTGGCCTTCCTGTTCCGTATTTCCAGCCTGCGCCAGCTGATGGCCTGTCATCACGCCAGCGGCGCGTCAGACGACGCCGCGTTCCGGTTAATGGTTTCCCCGCAAAGCACAATGCGCGCCTTCGCCATTGTGCTTTTTTTATTGCCTGAATCCGACCCTGTAAGGAGTTTCTATGTTTATTGTTTGCGTCGCCGCCTGTCCGACAGGCATCGCTCATACCTATATGGCAGCAGAAGCGCTGGAGCTTACCGGGCGTCAGCGCGGCCATGAAATCAAAGTCGAAACCCAGGGCAGCCTGGGAATTGAAAATGACATCACCGCAGACGACCTGGCGCGGGCGGATGGCGTGATCATCGCCGCCGATGTCGCCATCAGCGGCAAAGAACGCTTCGACGGCATGATCAAGCTGGAGTGCAGCGTCTCCGATCCGATCAAGTTTGGCGATGCGGTATTTGAAGCGCTGGAGCAGGAGCACGCCAATGGCTAAGTTCAACGGAGGAAGCGGCCCGTCGGCGGGCACGGAAATCAAAAACGCCATTATGACCGGCGTCTCCTGGATGCTGCCGTTTGTCATCGCCGGAGCGGTGATCATGGGCATCGCACGTATCGGCGCGTCTATGTACGGCATTGATAATATCTGGGATGCCAGCCATGGCGAGGCGGCAAGCGTGGTGGTGCAACTGCTGCATAAGTTTGACGGCTTTGGCGGCATGGCGTTATCGCTGATGCTGCCGGTGGTGGCGGGCTACATCAGTTTTGCGATTGCCAATAAGCCGGGGCTGGCTCCCGGCATGGTCGGCGGCCTGCTCGCCAGTAATCTGGGCACCGGCTTTCTGGGGGCGCTGGCGGCGGGTTTTGTCGCAGGCTACATCGTGCGCGCCCTGACCACCTGGGTGCGTTTACCCAAAGCTTTAGCGTCCGCCGGGCCGATATTTATCCTGCCGGTGGGCGGCACGCTGCTCACCTGTTTAGTGATGGCGTTTATCATCGGCACGCCGCTGGCGGCGCTTAATCACGGCATGGAAAACTGGCTGCTGGCGATGTCCGGCGCGAACAAAATTATCCTCGCGGCGGTGGTGGGCGGCATGGTCGGCTTCGATCTCGGTGGGCCGGTCAACAAAGCGGCGGTAACCACGGCGATGGCGCTGCTGGCCTCGGGCATTTACGATCCCAATACCGCAGCCCAGGTGGCGATTATCGTACCGCCCATTGGCCTTGGCGTCGCCACGCTGCTGTGGGCGAAGCGCTTCCCGGCGTCCCTGCGCGAGGCCGGAAAAGCTTCAACGCTGATGGGGCTGATCGGCGTTTCCGAAGGCGCGATCCCCTTTGCGCTCGCCAATCCCAAAATCATCATCATTAACGTGCTCGGCTCCGCCACCAGCGCGGCGATGGCCGTCGGGCTGGGGGCGGTCAACCATGCGCCGATCTCCGGCTTTTATGGCTGGCTGGCGGTGAGTCACTGGCCGGTATACGTGCTGTCGATTGCCACCGGCTCGGCCATTATCGCCGTCGGCTCGTTGCTGGTCTTTCGCAGTGAAAACGAACCGGAAAATAAACCCGTCGCCGCCGCGCCGAAATTTAAAGCCGGTCGCTGAGGCCGTCCCATCTATAAGGAGAAGGTACGCCTGATGAAGACCGTACATTTAATTCAGCACACCCACTGGGATCGCGAATGGTATTTCACCGAGAACGACTCGCGCATGGTGCTCTATTACTTTATGCATGATTTGCTGAACCGCCTGGAGCAGGACACCACCCTCGGCCCCTTTGTGCTGGACGGGCAAACGGTGGTGCTGGAGGACTATCTGCGCGTCGCCCCCGAACAGCGCGACCGGCTACAGGCGCTGATCCGCCAGGGACGTATTCTCATCGGCCCGTGGTACACGCAGACGGATTTTCTGGTGGTGGGCGCGGAGTCCATCACGCGTAATCTGCTGCTGGGCAACGCCGACTGCGAAGCGTGGGGTTGCAGTGCTATGCCGGTGGGCTACGTGCCGGACTCTTTCGGCCAGAGCGCGCAGTTGCCGCTGTTTCTGCGGGAATTCGCCATCGACGCGGCGGTGATCTGGCGCGGCTGGTGCGAGCACGATGTCGCCAGCAGCGAATTCAGTTGGGTGGCGCAGGGCGGCAGTCGCGTCACCACGGCGGTGCTGCCGTGGGGTTACGGCTGCGCCAAATGGCTGCCGGACGACGTAGAACAGGCCGGACGCGTGCTGCCCGCCATCCTCGAAAAACAGGCGCGTTTTTCGCTCACCGACGCGCTGTTGCTGCCGAACGGTAACGATCAGTCGCCTTTTGAATACGCCGTCCCGGCGATGCTGGATCGGCTCAACGACTGCCAGCAGGAGTACCGCTTTATTCGCAGCAGCTTCAGCGATTTTTTTGCCGCGCTGCGTGACGGTGAAAAACCGCTGCCCGAATTCCGGGGCGAACTGCTCAGCCCGAAATATATGCGTATCCATCGTGGTATTTTTTCCACGCGCATGGACATCAAGTTGCTCAACGCCCGGCTGGAGCAGTTCGTCAGCCAGACGCTGGAGCCGCTGCTGGCGGTGACCAGACAGCTTGGGCTGCCGTATCCACAGCAGGCGCTGGAGACGATCTGGCGCGAGGCGATGAAATCCCATGCCCATGACAGCATCGGCGGCTGTAATGCCGATCGCGTCAACAGCATGGTGAAAGCGCGGTTAACGGACGGGCTGGAAAGCGCGCAGCAGCTGTTTGATCTGAATATGAAAATGCTCGCCGAAGGGATCACTGCCCGGCAGGATGGCAAAAAAATCATCCTCTTTAATCCGCTGCCCCACGTCCGGGATGCGCAGGTCACGCTGACCTTGTACACCCCTCATGCGGATTTTCGCATCGTGGAAGAAGACGGCACCGTCTGCCGCTGGCAACTGCTGCGGGACACCCCACAGGACATGTCGATCATCGTGCAGGAACTGGCGAACAGCACCTCCACCACCTGGTATCGTAAATGCGAGATTGTGCTGGCGGCACAGGCGTTACCCGCCTGCGGCTATCGCACGCTCTATTTACAGGAGGGGCAGCCCGCGGGCTTTGATCACGCTGGTGAAACCATCAGCGCGCTGGAAAACCCCTGGCTGCGGCTGGAGATCGACGGTGACCAGCTGACGCTTATCGATAAACGCAGCCAACAGCGTTACCCGCAGGTGCTGCGGCTGGTGGACGGCGGCGACGCGGGGGATAACTACAACTATTCGCCGCCCTCGCAGGACTGGCGCGTCACCAGCGACGGCTGTTTGCAGGAGGCGCACGGCGAGCGCGGGGCGCTGAACGATACCCTGACGCTGCGCTGGCAGATCCCGGCGCCTGCCGATGCCGCATCACGCGCGGCGCAGCAGTGCAACGCCACGCTGGCGGTGACGATGACGGTCTCGCTGCCCCATGACGCCCCCTGGCTTGACGTCAACGTTGAGGTTAACAACACCCTGCGCGATCACCGCTTACAGGTGGAAATCCCGGTGGGCATTGCACAGGCATTTCATTTTGCCGATCAGCCCTTTGGCCTGATCGAACGGGAAAACCGGCCCGCCGCGCTGCAACGCTGGCAGGCGGAAAACTGGACCGAAGCGCCCGCGTCGCTGTGGCCAGTGCAAAGCCTGGTGATGCTGCACCATGAAACCCGCGGGCTGGCGGTGGTGACGGCAGGGCTACGGGAATATGAACTCCCGGCGGAGCAGACCGGCGTTATCGCCCTCACGCTGTTTCGCAGCGTCGGCTGGCTTGGCCTGCCGGATCTCCCCTGGCGGCCAGGGCGCGCGTCGGGCATGGTGCTGCCGTCGCCGGACTCACAAATTCAGGGAATGCTGCGCTTTAATTTTGCCGTGCTGCCGATGGCGCAGGGGCAGAGTGACGAATTCTGGCGCACGGTGGAGCACTGGCGCACCCCGGCCAGCGGCTATCTGGATTCGGGCTGGTCACGTTTTCGCACCAATCCCCACGGCATCCGCTTTCCCGCCCATTACAGCCTGCTTACCTGGGGCAGCGCTCTGCACTTCAGCACGCTGAAAAAAGCGCAGCGCGGCGAGGCGCTGGTGTTACGCGGCTGGAATCCGGGCCTGCGGCCGCTGCCGGATAGCGCGCCTGACGCGGCAGGCGACTGGCAAAAAATCACCCTCGCAGAAACCCCGGCGCAGCCCGGCGATGGCAGCGTACCGCCCGGCACGCCTGTCAGCTGGCGTCTTGATTTTTATCGGGAGGACAAATGAAAAGGCTAATCAGGATGGCCGTACCCCTGCTGCTGATTGCCAGCGGCGCATCACCAGCGGCAGAGAAATATCAGTACCGCGTCGCCTTTATGCCCGATATTCACTTTCACGACGTGTACGGCGAGTTTGCGGACCAGGCCTTTACCGGCCTGCCGAACAGCAAAAGCGGCAAGCCCGCTATTATTCGTTCCATGTATGCGCAACTCACCTCCACCCGGCTGTTCAATGAGAACTATTTTGCGCTGCGCGCCGCGCTGGACGATGCCGGAAAGCAGGGCATCAAATGGGTGGCGCTGCCGGGGGATTTCAGCGATGACGGCCAGCCTTACCATGTGCGCGGGCTGGTAAAACTGCTGCATGAATACGAGCAAAAGTATGGCATGCGCTTTTTCGCCACCCCCGGCAACCACGATCCGAACCGCCCCTTTACCACGCCAGGCGGTGAGGAGGATTTTCTGGGGGAGGGCGGCAAAACCCAGCGTATCTTCAGCCGTGGCGCAAAAGAGTGTCAGGGTTACCAGGGCGCGACAGCGCGGATCAAAACCGACGCCGGACTGCCGACGATTTGCAGCGAGGAGATGGTCCACAGCGGTTATCAGGCGATCATGACGGCGATGGGGCCGTTCGGCATCAATCCATCGCCAGAGGATCTGTACTGGGAAACGCCGTACTCCGGTTACGGCGTGGAAAATTACAGCTACCAGGCGGCGCAGCGGGCCAGCGATTTCAGCCAGCGGCAGTATGAAATCTGCGCCCAGGGAACGGGTGGGATCTACAAAAAGCCCGGTTACGGCCCCTGCTTTACCGTCGCCGACAGCAGTTATCTGGTGGAGCCGGTGCCGGGTTTGTGGTTGCTGGCGGTGGACGCCAACGTCTATCTGCCCGCCGCCGACGCCCGCGCGGATAAACCGCAGTTTTTGGGTTCCGGCGAGGCGGGCTACAACAGCATGCTGACGCACAAACAGCAGACCGTCGCCTGGATGGCGGATGTTGCGCAGCGTGCCAGAGCGCTCAACAAAACGCTGGTCACCTTCAGCCATTTTCCGATGGTGGAATTCGATAACGGCGCGGCTGCGGATCTTGCTGATATTTTTGGCGAGGGAAAATTCCAGCTGGCCCGCGCGCCGCGCGAGGACACCAGCCACGCGCTGGCAAAAACCGGCATTGGCGTGCACGTTGGCGGTCATATGCATTTTAACGATACCGGCGTGCGCCGTTATGCCGATGGCAGCCTGTTGTTCAACATTCAGGCGCCGTCGCTGGCGGCCTACGTTCCGGCCTATAAAATCCTTAACTTTACCAGCCCGCTGGAGATCGACGTGCAGACGGTGATCCTTAAGGACGTTCCGCGTTTTGATGAACTGTTTGAGCACTATCAGCAGGAGTGGGATCATCTTAACGCCGTGCACTCGCCCCATCTGTGGAACCGCGCCATTTTGCAGGCCGACAGCTACTACGCCTTCACTAACTGGCATATCACTGAACTCACCCGCCTGCGTTTTCTGCCGGAAGAGTGGCCGGAGGATCTGCGCCAGCTGCTGTTTTCGCTAAACGGCGAGGAGATGCTGATCGCAAGCCAGCTCAATCAAGGCGAATACGATGGTAAAAAAAGCGGCGCGGCCTGGGAAAAGGCACGGCAAAAAGCGCAGGCGCTGGCACAAAAAGCAGGCATGAAACGGCAGGATTTTGCCCGCTGGAACGGTTTCGATCTGGCGGTGGATTTCTACCGTTTACGCAATGCGGATGAGCTGGCCTTACAGGATATTCCCACCGACCGTTTGCACCAGTACCAGCTGCTAACGGGCGCGCTGGCGACCCGTTTATCTCCTGTCGCCCTAAAGGTCAATCAACACAGCGCGGTTGAAGATATTTTCCGGCTACGTTTCGGCAGCCTTTTTGCGGTGATCGATAAATACCTGCACGGCAGCCCGGCATGTCATTTTCATATTAATGTGGAGACGGGGGAGATGGGTAGTGGAATAAATTTTCGCACAGAACCTCACATTCAGTAACCACCATACCCACCATTTAATTGACCGATTTTAAAAGTGGTGGGTATAATAACCACTAAAGCTTACAGGGACGTTGAGGAATGTATGACGAGCGCTGAAGTCATGAAGAAGCTGAAAAAGGCAGGTTGGGAGCATGTCCGCACCAGAGGTTCGCATCACATTTTTGAAAAGGAAGGTGAGCCTGAGCCGATAGTGGTTCCCCATCCAAATAAGGATTTAGCTGCCGGTACGTTACATAAGATTTTGAAGCAATTAGGCGAAAAATAAGTGCCAAAGGCGTGTTGGCGCACGTCACTTCTGAATGAGGAAAAACCATGAAATATCCAGTTTATTTACATCAGACCGAAAGCGGCGCTTTTTCTGGTTTTGTGCCCGATCTGGCTGGATGCTATTTCGCAGGTGATACCATTGATGATGCGATCGCTGATGCTCATGCAGCTATTGATGCGTATCTGGACTACCGGAGTGAGAAAGGAAAAGACGTACCTGTAGCACGTACGATGAACGATCATAAAGATGATGAAGACTGCCAGGGCGGCATGTGGGGGATCGTGGATATTGATACCTCTAAATACGATGGCAAATCGGTGAAATTAAATATTACTTTGCCGCAAAATTTGTTAAGAAGAATAGATGCTTATGTCGTAAATAATAAAGACTACACCAGCCGTAGCGGTTTTATCGCTGAGCTGGCGAGAAGGGAATTATCAAAACGCCTTTAAACACTGTCTGACAGATTTATTAACACGCCCGGCAAGCGCTGCCGGGCGTTATCTATCACTCCAGATAAAACACCTCTTTCAGCTCGCTACTGACCGGGCTGTGGTCCGGGTTTGACGGCATAACGGCGGACATATATTCCCACCAGCGCTGGCATACGTCCGTGCTGGCGACGGCATTCCAGCGCTCTTCGGATTCGATCTCGACGGTGGCGAACAGCAGGTTGCGGGCTTTATCGAGATAGATCGCGTAATGGTGCGCGCCATGATCTTTCAGCACCGATTCCAGCTCCGGCCAGATGGGATTATGGCGGCGTTCGTACTCGTCGTGGGCATCAGGATTAACCTGCATCACAAAGGCTTTGCGGATCATAACGCCTCCAGATACAGCTCGCGCACTTCTTCGCGGCTGGCGGCGCGCGGGTTGCACGGGGCGCAGGGATCGGCGAGGGCTTTATCCAGCCAGCCTTCAATGTCGTCTTTGGTGACGCCCAACTGGCTGAAGCCGGACGGAATGCCGACGCGGGCGCTCAGCGCGCGAATGGCGATAATGGCTTCTTCGCTGGCGGCTTCAACGCTCATGCCGCGCGTATCGACGCCCATTGCCTGCGCCACGCGGGCAAAACGCGCCACGGCGTTGGGGCGGTTAAAGTTTTCAATGATCGGCAGCAGAATGGCATTACAGACGCCGTGCGGCAGGTTATGTGTGGCACCCGGCTGATGGGCCAGCGCGTGCACCAGTCCCAGACCGGCGCTGTTAAAGGCCATGCCCGCCAGGTACTGACCGAAGGCCATCTGTTCGCGGGCCTCCAGGTTATGACCGTCATCCACCGCTTTCGGCAGCCATTGGGCGATGAGGCGGATAGCCTCCAGCGCGTTGGCATCGGTGAGCGGGTGCGCGCCAAGGGACACATAGGCTTCCACCGCGTGGGTCAGCGCATCCATGCCGGTCGCTGCGGTGACGGAGGCCGGGATTTCCAGCATCACGCTGGCATCATCAACGGCAATATCGGGAATAATGTTGGCATCAATAATCACCTCTTTGACCTGACGTTCGGCGTCGATAATCACCGCGTTGCTGGTCATCTCAGCGGCGGTGCCCGCGGTGGTATTTATGGCGACCAGCGGCACCCCGGCGTTCACCACTTTGCCCACGCCGGAATAGGCGGTGGACGGGCCAGGATTGGCGGTAAGGATTTTTATCGCTTTCGCGGTATCGATCGGGCTACCGCCGCCGAAGGCGATCAGGTAATCGCATTCGGCATCCTGATACACGGCGTAACCTTTCTGCACCAGCGCTTCGGTCGGGTTCGGGAAGACCGCGTCAAAAAGATGATAAGACATCTGGTGCGCATCCAGCGCGCTGAACAGACTATCCAGCAGGCCCAGCTTCACCAGTTGCCCGTCGGTGACGATCAGCGCCTTGCCCCACTTTTTGCCCGCGACCAGGTTAACCATGTCGCCGATTGCCCCCGCGCCATGCAGGCTGATTTTGGGAAGTGCCAACATAAAGCTCATGATAAATCTCCTTATCTTGCTGTGATTTTTTATGCCCGGCGGCGCGGCGCTTGTACTGGCCTACATCGTAGGCCGGGTAAACGCAGTGCCACCCGGCCGTTAAATTCGTCTTCGCTGCATAATCCGTCGCGTAATAATCGGCAGGGAAATCACCACAATCAGCATCGCGCCTATGATGATCGACACCACGATGCCCGGCACGTTAAGCAGGCTGAGGCCAAAGGTGACTAATCCCATCAGGAAGGCGGCGATGATCACGCCGACCATGCTGCCGGAGCCGCCGAGAATATTGATGCCGCCCAGCACCGCCATGGTCACCACCGCCAGCTCCCAGCCGGTAGCAATGGTCGGGCGCGTACTGCCGAGGCGCGAGGTGAGCAGCACCGAGGCCAGCCCCGCCATCAGGCCCACCAGCGCAAACAGCACCAGGTTGTGACGCTTCACATTGATGCCGGAATACCACGCGCCGGTCGGGTTATTGCCGATGGCATAAGTGCGGCGGCCAAAGTTGGTACGGTGCAGCACAAAGGCAAACACGCCCGCCAGCACGATGAACAGGGCAAACTCAAAGGACAACGCCCCCCACACGTAGCCCTGACCAAACCAGGCAAAGCTTTCCGGATACGCATTCAGCGCCTGATCGCCGAGCAGAATGTAGGTAATGCCGCGGTAGAGGCTCATGGTGCCGATGGTGATGACGATGGAGGACAAATTAAAGCGCGTCACCAGCACGCCGTTGAACAGCCCGCACAGCAGGCCGACGCCCAGCCCGACGCAGACCAGCAGCGGCGTATCGACGCCCGCCTGGGCGCAGAACCCCATCACCGTGGAACTGAGGGCGATGGTCGAGGCGACGGACAGGTCAATTTCACGGGCGATGATCAGCATCGCCATCGGCAGCACGATGATCGCTTTTTCCGTGAAGTTGAAGGTGGCGTCCGACAGGTTCCAGATGTCGAGGAAATAGGGCGACGCGAGCGCATTGGCGATAAACACCGCCGCCGTCACCGCCAGTAAAAAGCCCTCCCAGCACAGCAGGCGTTTCAGCCATGGCGTGGCGGCGGGTGAGGTGTTCATCTCTTCAGTGGTCATAATTTTGCTCATGATTTCACCGCCATTTTCTGACGCGCCAGCGCGGCATCGCGCAGGATCAGCCGCCCTTTACGTTTATTGCCGCGCTCGTTCAGCAGCACCGCAATGACGATCACCGTCCCGGAAATCGCCATCTGCCAGAAGGGCGAAATGCCGATCACCGGCAGCGCATTATTGATGACGCCCAGAAACAGCGCGCCGAACAGACAGCCGAGCACGCGCCCGGTACCGCCCATGGTGCTGACGCCGCCAATGACGCAGGCGGCGACCACCTGGAGTTCAAAGCCGTTCGCCACATCCACATAGGCCACGGCGAAGCGGGAGATCCACAGGTAACCGCAGAAACCGGCCAGCGCTCCGGATAAGCAGAAGCTGACGAACTGCATTTTTCCGGCGTTGATGCCGGTGTAATACGCGGCGGTGGCGTTGCCGCCTGCGGTGTAGAGCGCGCGTCCGGTGCGGCTGTAGCGCAGGAAGTAGCCCACCAGCAACAGCGCGGCGATGGCGCACCAGCTCAGCAGCGGCAGCCCCAGCACGGCAGCGCGCGGCAGGCCGAGAAAATCACTGCTCATCTGGTGAGAGTTGATCCAGCCGCCGTCGGAGAGCAGAAAAATAATGCCGCGGTAGATGCTCATGGTGCCCAGGGTCACCACAATCGCCGGGATGCCCATTTTCCACACCAGCAGGCCGTTGATGATGCCCATCACCAGCCCGAGCGCGGTGGCCAGCAGCAGTAACGCCCAGACGGGGATCGCCGGATAGTGGAAATTGAGCAGGGCGACGATCATGCCGGTCAGCGCCAGGTTAGCTGCCATCGACAAATCAATGCCTTTGGTGAGCAGCACCATCATCTGGCCGAGCGCGAGGATGATTAAAATAGAGGTGTCGTTAAAGATCTCGACCAGGTTACCCGGGGCGACGAACGACGGCGCGCGGCTGCCAATGGCGATCACCATCAGCACAATCACCGACGCCAGCAAGGCTTCGCGATTTTTAAGCAGTTGTTGCCACATTATGCCGCCTCCTGCGCCGCGCCGCTGGCGGCGCTGACAATGGTTTCCGCCGTGGCTTCGCCCGCGCGGTATTCCGCGACCATCAGCCCCTCATGCATGACGATGATGCGGTCGGCCATGCCCATCACTTCCGGCAGTTCAGACGACACCATGATCACTGCCAGCCCTTGCCCGACCAGTTCGGACATAAACTGGTGTACGGCGGCTTTCGAGCCGATATCAATGCCTTTGGTGGGTTCGTCGAGGATGATCACGTCCGGATGGGTGGCGAGCCATTTGCCAATCACCACTTTCTGCTGATTGCCGCCGGAGAGGGTTTCCACCGGCTGTTTCCAGCTGAAGGCCTTCACTTGCAGGCGTCGGGCGTACTCATCCGCCAGCGCCCACTCCCTGGCGTCGTTCAGTACGCCGTTGGGGTTAAGCTTGCCGAGCTGCGGCAGGCTGATGTTCTGGGCGATGGGCAGCTCGATGATCGCCCCCTGTTTCTGGCGCTCTTCCGGCACGCAGACGATACCGGCGTTAATGGCATCGGCGGGCTGGTGGAACTCTACCCTTTTTCCGTTCAGCACAATCTCGCCGGACGACGGCCGCGAGACGCCGGACAGCGCCTGCATCAGTTCAGTACGCCCCGCCCCCACCAGCCCGTAAAAGCCAAGAATTTCCCCTTTGCGCAGGGAGAAATTGATGTGCGCGAATTCCGTGGGATGGCAGAGATCTTTCACTTCCAGCACCGTATCGCCCGGCTCGCAGGCTATTTTCGGGTAGGTCTGGGTGATGGCGCGGCCCACCATCATCGCCACCATGCGCTCTTCAGTGATGTCGCTCATCGCGCCGGAGCCGACGTACACCCCGTCGCGCAAAATGGTGTAGTGATCCGCCAGCTCGAAGATTTCATCGAACTTGTGCGAGATAAACATGATCGCTTTGCCTTCCTGCTTCAGGCGCTCAACGATCTGGTAAAACTCCAGAATTTCGTGCTGCGACAGGGCCGCGGTGGGTTCGTCGAGGATCACCACCTGGGCGTCAAAGGAGAGTGCCCGGGCGATGGCAACCATATGGCGCTGGGCGATACTCAGGGTTTTCAGCGTCGCGTGCGGATCGATCTGCACTTCCAGACGGGTCAGAATGGCCTGCGCTTTCTGGTGCATGGCGGGCCAGTCCAGCTTCTTCAGAAAGCCTTTATACAGATACTGTCCGACAAAAATGTTCTCCGTCACCGACAGTTCATCGAACAGCACGGTTTCCTGATGGATGGCGGTAATGCCGACTTTGTGCGCCGCTTCCGGCCCCGGCAGGTTAATGGGAATGGCTTTATAGAGGATTTCGCCTTCTTCCGGCTGATAGATGCCGGTCATCACTTTGACCAGCGTTGATTTGCCCGCGCCGTTTTCACCGATAAGGGCGGTGACTTTGCCGGGCCAGAGATCGAGCTGCACGTTCTCAAGAGCACGCACGCCAGGGAAAACCTTGG
Coding sequences within:
- the rhaM gene encoding L-rhamnose mutarotase, translated to MIRKAFVMQVNPDAHDEYERRHNPIWPELESVLKDHGAHHYAIYLDKARNLLFATVEIESEERWNAVASTDVCQRWWEYMSAVMPSNPDHSPVSSELKEVFYLE
- a CDS encoding glycoside hydrolase family 38 C-terminal domain-containing protein — its product is MKTVHLIQHTHWDREWYFTENDSRMVLYYFMHDLLNRLEQDTTLGPFVLDGQTVVLEDYLRVAPEQRDRLQALIRQGRILIGPWYTQTDFLVVGAESITRNLLLGNADCEAWGCSAMPVGYVPDSFGQSAQLPLFLREFAIDAAVIWRGWCEHDVASSEFSWVAQGGSRVTTAVLPWGYGCAKWLPDDVEQAGRVLPAILEKQARFSLTDALLLPNGNDQSPFEYAVPAMLDRLNDCQQEYRFIRSSFSDFFAALRDGEKPLPEFRGELLSPKYMRIHRGIFSTRMDIKLLNARLEQFVSQTLEPLLAVTRQLGLPYPQQALETIWREAMKSHAHDSIGGCNADRVNSMVKARLTDGLESAQQLFDLNMKMLAEGITARQDGKKIILFNPLPHVRDAQVTLTLYTPHADFRIVEEDGTVCRWQLLRDTPQDMSIIVQELANSTSTTWYRKCEIVLAAQALPACGYRTLYLQEGQPAGFDHAGETISALENPWLRLEIDGDQLTLIDKRSQQRYPQVLRLVDGGDAGDNYNYSPPSQDWRVTSDGCLQEAHGERGALNDTLTLRWQIPAPADAASRAAQQCNATLAVTMTVSLPHDAPWLDVNVEVNNTLRDHRLQVEIPVGIAQAFHFADQPFGLIERENRPAALQRWQAENWTEAPASLWPVQSLVMLHHETRGLAVVTAGLREYELPAEQTGVIALTLFRSVGWLGLPDLPWRPGRASGMVLPSPDSQIQGMLRFNFAVLPMAQGQSDEFWRTVEHWRTPASGYLDSGWSRFRTNPHGIRFPAHYSLLTWGSALHFSTLKKAQRGEALVLRGWNPGLRPLPDSAPDAAGDWQKITLAETPAQPGDGSVPPGTPVSWRLDFYREDK
- a CDS encoding PTS fructose transporter subunit IIB, whose amino-acid sequence is MFIVCVAACPTGIAHTYMAAEALELTGRQRGHEIKVETQGSLGIENDITADDLARADGVIIAADVAISGKERFDGMIKLECSVSDPIKFGDAVFEALEQEHANG
- a CDS encoding type II toxin-antitoxin system HicA family toxin; amino-acid sequence: MTSAEVMKKLKKAGWEHVRTRGSHHIFEKEGEPEPIVVPHPNKDLAAGTLHKILKQLGEK
- a CDS encoding PTS fructose transporter subunit IIC, which gives rise to MAKFNGGSGPSAGTEIKNAIMTGVSWMLPFVIAGAVIMGIARIGASMYGIDNIWDASHGEAASVVVQLLHKFDGFGGMALSLMLPVVAGYISFAIANKPGLAPGMVGGLLASNLGTGFLGALAAGFVAGYIVRALTTWVRLPKALASAGPIFILPVGGTLLTCLVMAFIIGTPLAALNHGMENWLLAMSGANKIILAAVVGGMVGFDLGGPVNKAAVTTAMALLASGIYDPNTAAQVAIIVPPIGLGVATLLWAKRFPASLREAGKASTLMGLIGVSEGAIPFALANPKIIIINVLGSATSAAMAVGLGAVNHAPISGFYGWLAVSHWPVYVLSIATGSAIIAVGSLLVFRSENEPENKPVAAAPKFKAGR
- a CDS encoding type II toxin-antitoxin system HicB family antitoxin, which produces MKYPVYLHQTESGAFSGFVPDLAGCYFAGDTIDDAIADAHAAIDAYLDYRSEKGKDVPVARTMNDHKDDEDCQGGMWGIVDIDTSKYDGKSVKLNITLPQNLLRRIDAYVVNNKDYTSRSGFIAELARRELSKRL
- a CDS encoding metallophosphoesterase family protein is translated as MAVPLLLIASGASPAAEKYQYRVAFMPDIHFHDVYGEFADQAFTGLPNSKSGKPAIIRSMYAQLTSTRLFNENYFALRAALDDAGKQGIKWVALPGDFSDDGQPYHVRGLVKLLHEYEQKYGMRFFATPGNHDPNRPFTTPGGEEDFLGEGGKTQRIFSRGAKECQGYQGATARIKTDAGLPTICSEEMVHSGYQAIMTAMGPFGINPSPEDLYWETPYSGYGVENYSYQAAQRASDFSQRQYEICAQGTGGIYKKPGYGPCFTVADSSYLVEPVPGLWLLAVDANVYLPAADARADKPQFLGSGEAGYNSMLTHKQQTVAWMADVAQRARALNKTLVTFSHFPMVEFDNGAAADLADIFGEGKFQLARAPREDTSHALAKTGIGVHVGGHMHFNDTGVRRYADGSLLFNIQAPSLAAYVPAYKILNFTSPLEIDVQTVILKDVPRFDELFEHYQQEWDHLNAVHSPHLWNRAILQADSYYAFTNWHITELTRLRFLPEEWPEDLRQLLFSLNGEEMLIASQLNQGEYDGKKSGAAWEKARQKAQALAQKAGMKRQDFARWNGFDLAVDFYRLRNADELALQDIPTDRLHQYQLLTGALATRLSPVALKVNQHSAVEDIFRLRFGSLFAVIDKYLHGSPACHFHINVETGEMGSGINFRTEPHIQ